The nucleotide sequence CGGGCGGTGACGACGCCGAATCCGCTTCGGATTCGTCGACGTCCTCGGCCCCCGAGACCACGTCGAGCCCCTCAGCCACCAGCTCGACGACTCCCTCCGCAGAGGCCTCCGAGGAAGCCACCGCCCCGGCTGAGCCCGCCCCCGCCGCTCCGACTGCCGCAGAGGCGCCCGTGGATGCCCCCGCAGAGGCGGACGCAGCCTCGAGCTCAGGCATGTCCGCTGAGGCGCAGGCGTTCTTCGACGCCGGAGGCGCCTGCAACTCGGATACCTTCCCCACGGGCGCCCCGAGCCCCGAGCTCATGGCCGAGCGACAGACCATCTGCGCGGCCCAGGCCGGGGATCAGCCGGGCTACGCCGGCCCGGGCTCCATCGACAACTACCCGATGTACCCCGACACCACGGATCAGACGGACTACGCCACCGACGACGGCAGCGGCTACCAGCGCCCGGAAGCAGACGCGGACGGCTACGTGGGCCCCTCGGAGGAGTACTACGGCTACAACGGCTATGTAGAGCCCGGCTTCGAGTACCAGGTGGGCTCCGAGTGCTTCGATGCCGATCTGGGCCGCTGCAAGACCAGCGGTGAGCTCCAGCTCGAGTACATGGAGGGCGCCGAGGTAGAGGAGCTCATGCAGGAGCAGGGCATCCCCCTGCCCTCGGAGCAGTGACCGGGCACTCGAGTAGGCTCCGCCGCATGTCGCACATCGATCTCTCCGAGCACCCCGCCTACAAGGCCATGCTGCGCATGGACGGCGAGGCCGCCAAGGCCGTCGCCGCGGCGGGCCTCGACCCGCTGCTGGCCGAGCTGGTGAAGATCCGCGTCTCCCAGCTCAACGGGTGCGCCTTCTGCCTGCGCATGCACACGCGCGATGCCCTGCAGATGGGCGAGACCACGGATCGGCTGTCCGTGGTGGCCGCCTGGTGGGAGTCGCAGTACTTCACCGGGCAGGAGCAGGCCGCGCTGGGGCTGGCCGAGGAGATCACCCGCCTCTCGGTCCCCGAGCGCACCGACTGGGACGACGGCTCCCTGAACGACGAGCAGGTCGCCGCGATCAGCTGGCTGGCCATCGTCATGAACTCGTGGAACCGGATCGCGATCCGCAGCCACTACCCCGTCGGCCCGGACTCCGAGTGAGCGCCGACTGATCCGCGCAGACACGACGACGGCCCCGGCAGATGCCGGGGCCGTCGTCGTCGGTGCTCTCGCGCTCAGTAGTTGGCGGGCGGGTCGGAAGCCGGGAAGGACTCCCGCTCCTCCTCTTCCACCAGCTGCTCCTCGCGCTCGGACTCCGTCTGGGCGGGATGCTCCTGATCGGCGGGCTCCTGCGGGTTCTGCGATGCACTGGTCTCGCTCATGACCTGCTCCTTCCGTTCGACGATCACCCCTCCATTATCAGGCCTCCGCGCTTGAGCGGGGTGCCCGGTAGTTGATGGGGCTCGTGGCCCCGACATGCTGTTGGTCTCTCACAACGCGACAACAGCGAGGCCACGAGCATGAACGAGGGTACGTCAGTGTTGCTCGGGCTGGAGGACGAGTTCACCGTCCTGCAGCTCGAACGAATCGATGCCGACACGGTGCGTGTCGTCATCGAGGTCATCGACCCGGAGGGCGCCTGCCCCGAGTGCGGGG is from Kocuria palustris and encodes:
- a CDS encoding carboxymuconolactone decarboxylase family protein, encoding MSHIDLSEHPAYKAMLRMDGEAAKAVAAAGLDPLLAELVKIRVSQLNGCAFCLRMHTRDALQMGETTDRLSVVAAWWESQYFTGQEQAALGLAEEITRLSVPERTDWDDGSLNDEQVAAISWLAIVMNSWNRIAIRSHYPVGPDSE